The following DNA comes from Caulobacter sp. X.
CAGAAGTTGAAGACCGTCTTGCCGACGAAGTTCGGCATGGCGATCCGGTCCTTGCTGGCCAGGATCTTCAGCGCGTCGGCCTGCAGCCCGGCGAAGCGAGGATCGCTCGACAGGACCGGCAAGGTCTTGTCGTTCTGGGCCTTCACCCAGGCCAGCGAAGAAGGCGTCTCGACGCCTTCCAGGTCCAGATGGGGATCCGCCGCCTGGGCCAGGGCCGAGCCGGAGGCGAGGAGGGTGATGGCGAATGCGGCCGCCGAGCCGTGACGGAGCGTGAGCATGACCCGGGACGGTAGCGAACAATCCGCCGCGCGCCAGCCCACTTTTCGGGTCCGATCCTGCCCTGAGATCGGTCCGGACCCAGACGTTCATGCCCCGCGTCGCGGCGTCCCCTGACTTGGCCGGGCTTTTCGCCTATATAGCCCCGTCATGAGCCGCACCTTCCTGAAGATGAACGGCCTGGGCAACGACTTCGTCGTGGTCCAGACCCTGACCCAGAGCTTCGATCCCACGCCCGAGGAGATCCGCGCGATCGCCAAGCGGGACGGCGGGATCGGCTGCGACCAGGTCATCGCCATCGACCCGCCCAAGGCCGAGGGCGCGTCGGCCTATGTGCGGTTCTGGAATTCCGACGGCGAGGAGACCGGCGCCTGCGGCAACGGCACCCGCTGCGTGGCTTGGCTTCTGATGCAGTCGGCCGGCAAGACCGAGGTCGCCTTCGACACCGTCGCGGGTCGCCTGTCGGGCGTCGCGGCCGGCGAGAAGCTGGTCACGGTCGACATGGGCCCGCCGCGCCTCGCGTGGAACCAGATCCCGCTGGCCGAGGACATGGACACCGCCCGGGTCGAGCTGCAGGTCGGCCCGATCGACGCCCCGTGGGTCCACACCCCGGTCTGCGTCTCGATGGGCAATCCGCACGTCGTCTTCTTCGTCGACGCCCCGGTCACAGATGAGTTCGCCACCAAGACCGGCAGCCTGGTCGAGCACCACCCGCTGTTCCCGGAAGGGGTCAATGTCGGCTTTGCTTATGTCGAAAGCCGCGATCACATCCGGCTGAAGGTCTGGGAGCGGGGCGCGGGCCTGACCGCCGCCTGCGGCACCGGCGCCTGCGCCGCCCAGGTCGCCGCCGTCCGCCGCGGCCTGACCGATCGCAAGGCCAAGGTCGAGTTCGAGAGCGGCGCCCTGACCATCGAATGGCGCGAGAGCGACGGCCACGTGATCATGACCGGACCGGTCAGCATGGACTTCGCCGGCAAGCTGCCCGAGGCGGTCGCCGCTTAAAGCCATGGCGACCTACACCGTCATCAAGGCGACGCCCAAGCCGAAACCCGAAGTCGGGGAGGAGGGCGGTCCCGCCGTCGTTTCCTCCGGCCCGGACGGCGTCCAGGTCGTGACCTTCGGCTGCCGCCTGAACGCCTATGAGAGCGAGGCCATCCGCGCCCGCGCCGCCGCCGACGGGGTGACCGACGCGGTGGTGTTCAACACCTGCGCCGTGACGGGCGAGGCCGTGCGCCAGGCCCGCCAGGCGATCCGCAAGGCCCGCCGTGAGCGGCCCGGCGCGCGGGTGATCGTCACCGGCTGCGCCGCCCAAGTCGATCCGGCCGCCTTCGCCGCCATGCCCGAGGTCGACCTCGTGCTCGGCAACGCCGAGAAGGCCGCGCCCGGCGCGCTGCTGGAGACCGGCCGCGTGCGGGTCAACGACATCATGTCGGTCAAGGAGACCGCCGGCCACCTGATCGACGGGCTGAAGGATCGCGCCCGGGCCTATGTCGAGGTCCAGAACGGCTGCGACCACCGCTGCACCTTCTGCATCATTCCCTATGGCCGCGGGAACTCGCGCTCGGCGCCCGCCGCCGAGGTCGTCGAGCAGGTCCGAAAGCTGGCCGCCGAGGGCTACCAGGAAGTCGTGCTGACCGGCGTCGACGTCACCTCGTGGGGCGCGGACCTGCCCGAGCAGCCGACCCTGGGCCAGCTAGTGGGCCGCATCCTGCGCATGGTCCCGGACCTGCCCAGGCTTCGCCTGTCGTCGATCGACGCGGCCGAGATCGACCCGGACCTCTTCGCCCTGCTCGAGACCGAGCCGCGCCTGATGCCCTACCTGCATCTGTCGCTACAGGCCGGCGACAATCTGATCCTCAAGCGCATGAAGCGCCGCCACAGCCGCGAGGATGCGCTGAAGCTGGTCTCGGAGGTCCGCCGCGTGCGCCCCGACACCGCGTTCGGCGCCGACCTGATCGCCGGCTTCCCGACCGAGAGCGACGCGGCGTTCGAGAACACCCTGCGCCTCGTGGAAGAGGCGGATCTGGCCTTCCTGCACGTCTTCCCCTACAGCCCGCGCCCCGGCACGCCCGCCGCGCGGATGCCGCCCGTGAAGGGGGCGGTGGTCAAGGACCGCGCCCGCCGTCTGCGCGAGGCGGGTCAGCGCGGCCTGGAACGCCATCTCCAGCGGCAGGTCGGCCGCGTGCTGTCGGGCCTGGTCGAGCGCGACGGCCTGGCGCGGGCCGAGGACTTCACCGAGATCCGTTTCGAGGGCGAGGCGCCGGCCGGCCAGATCGTGGCCTTCAAGGTCACCGGCCATGACGGCGCCCGGGTGATCGCGGAGCGGGTCGCCTGATCCGGCGGATTCTCGCGGCCGTCCTGCTGCTGGCCGCCCTGGCGGCGGACCCGGCGCGCGCCGAGCTGGCCAAGCCCGTGACGTTCAGCGTCATGACCTACAATGTCGAAGGTCTGCCCTGGCCTGTCCGCACCGGACGGGGCGAGGCGCTGAAGGCGATCGGTCGCGAGCTGGCCGCCATGCGCAGGGCCGGTCGCGAGCCCGATGTGGTCTTGCTCCAGGAGGGGTTCCGCTCGGAGATCTGGGACCTGATCGACGAGAGCGGCTACCCCTACGTGGCGAGGGGCCCCAACAAAGGCCAGCGCGATCCCAACATGCTCAACGGCCAGAGGCCTGACTTCCGGCGCGTCAAATACCGTCACAAGGGCGAGGGCCTGGGCAAGTGGGGCTCCAGCGGCCTCTGGGTGCTGAGCGACCACCCGATCAACTGGGTCAAGTCGCACGCCTACCATTACTGCGCGGGCCTGGACTGCCTGGCCAACAAGGGCGTCATGCTGGTCAGCCTTGACGTTCCGGGCGTGCCGACGCCGGTCGAGGTCGCCGACACCCATCTCAATTCCAAGGGCGCCTCGGGCGTGCCGCGCAGCCGGGCGACGGAGGCCCATCATCTGCAGGCCGACGAACTGAAGCGCTTCATGCAGGAGGACCGCACGCCGGGCGCGCCGCTGCTGGTCGGCGGCGACTTCAACGTCATGCATTCGGCCGATCGCTTCGACCATGTCATGGCCGACTATCCGTTCGAGGTGGTCAGCCGCTGGTGCCATCGTCGCCCGGGCGCCTGCGACACCCAGATCTCGTATGATGGCGACGCGCCCTGGCTGGACACCCAGGACCTGATCGGCTTCCTGGACGGGGAACAGGTCACGGTGACGCCCGTCGCCGTCGAGGCGACCTTCGACGGCGCTTCCGAGCCGGTGCTGTCGGATCATGACGGCTATAAGGTGACGTTCCGGCTGACGCCGAAGGGGTAGGTCATGCGCTTAAGCGGCGGCTGTCAGTGCGGCGCGGTGCGGTTTCGGGTGGATGGCGATCCCGGTCGGGCCTCCATCTGCCATTGCCGCATGTGCCAGAAGGCGTTCGGCGGACCGTTCGGGGCGCTAGTGACCGTCAACCTGGCCGACCTGACCTGGACGCGGGGCCAGCGGGCGACCTTCCAGAGCTCGGACACGATCCAGCGCGGCTTCTGCGCCGCCTGCGGCACGCCGCTGACCTTCGAATGGAGCGCGGACAAGATCGATTTGGCGGTGTTCGCCTTCGACGATCCGTCGGCGGTCGAGCCGATGGTTCAGCTCGCCGTCGAGAGCCGGCCGGCCTGGATGGACCACCTCGCCGACATGCCGGTCCGGCCGCCGATGGGGCCGGGTGGGACGGTGGTGTCGCGGCAGCATCCGGATTTCGATACTTGAACCCAAAATCCTCCCCCTAGCGGGGGAGGTGTCGGCTCGAAGAGACGACGGAGGGGGAAGAAGCAGGGCCAGCAGGACTTCCCCACCGGCGCTTCGCGCCACCTCACCCGCTGGGGGTAGGATTTATTGCCCGTCGGCGTTCTCTTCCCCCATGAACCCCGGCAGGCTCCAGCCGAACTTGATGGCGCAGGCCCGCAGGCCGAACGCCGCGACAAATCCCGCGATCCCCGCCGGCCAGAACGCCAGGCCCGCCAGCTTCAGCGCCGCGAACACGCTGGCGCCCAGCAGGGCGGCAGTGATGTAGATCTCGCGGCGCAGCAAGAGGTTCGGCTCCTCGGCCAGCACGTCGCGGATCACGCCGCCGAAGGCGGTGGTCAAGACGCCCATGACCACGGCGCTGAACGGATGCACGCCCAGCCCCAGCGCCTTGGCGGTGCCGACCACGGCATAGGCGGCCATGCCCAGGGCGTCCAGCCACAGCAGGGCGCGGAAGCGCCAGCCGCGCTTGCCCAATAGCCACACGACGGTGGCGGCGGCCAGGCACGCGACGATGTAGCCGGGGCGCTGCACCCAGAAGACCGGCGCGCCGATCAGCAGGTCGCGCAGCGTCCCGCCGCCGACGCCGGTGATCGCGGCGAAAAATCCGAAGGTGATGATGTCGTGCTTGCGCCGGGCCGCCGCGAGGGCGCCGGTTGCCCCAAAAACGGCCGCCGCGGCGTAGTCGAGCCAGAAAAGCGCTGTTCCCAAAGGGTCAAGTTGCACGTCCATGCCCTTTCCATCGCACGCTTGGAGGGCCGGCGCTAACCGTGCGCGGTTAAATCCCGATTTACACTTTCGCCGGGTCGGCTAAAGGGGCGCGGATGAGCGACAAGCCCGAGCAGAAAAAAGGCTGGTTCCAACGCCTGACATCCGGCCTGACCCGGACGTCGCAGGCGATGACCGAGCAGGTCACCGGGGTCTTCACCAAGAAGCCCCTGGACCAGGAACAGCTGGACGCCCTGGAAGAAATGCTGATCGAGGCCGATCTCGGTCCCGAGAT
Coding sequences within:
- a CDS encoding trimeric intracellular cation channel family protein translates to MDVQLDPLGTALFWLDYAAAAVFGATGALAAARRKHDIITFGFFAAITGVGGGTLRDLLIGAPVFWVQRPGYIVACLAAATVVWLLGKRGWRFRALLWLDALGMAAYAVVGTAKALGLGVHPFSAVVMGVLTTAFGGVIRDVLAEEPNLLLRREIYITAALLGASVFAALKLAGLAFWPAGIAGFVAAFGLRACAIKFGWSLPGFMGEENADGQ
- a CDS encoding GFA family protein; the protein is MRLSGGCQCGAVRFRVDGDPGRASICHCRMCQKAFGGPFGALVTVNLADLTWTRGQRATFQSSDTIQRGFCAACGTPLTFEWSADKIDLAVFAFDDPSAVEPMVQLAVESRPAWMDHLADMPVRPPMGPGGTVVSRQHPDFDT
- the mtaB gene encoding tRNA (N(6)-L-threonylcarbamoyladenosine(37)-C(2))-methylthiotransferase MtaB is translated as MATYTVIKATPKPKPEVGEEGGPAVVSSGPDGVQVVTFGCRLNAYESEAIRARAAADGVTDAVVFNTCAVTGEAVRQARQAIRKARRERPGARVIVTGCAAQVDPAAFAAMPEVDLVLGNAEKAAPGALLETGRVRVNDIMSVKETAGHLIDGLKDRARAYVEVQNGCDHRCTFCIIPYGRGNSRSAPAAEVVEQVRKLAAEGYQEVVLTGVDVTSWGADLPEQPTLGQLVGRILRMVPDLPRLRLSSIDAAEIDPDLFALLETEPRLMPYLHLSLQAGDNLILKRMKRRHSREDALKLVSEVRRVRPDTAFGADLIAGFPTESDAAFENTLRLVEEADLAFLHVFPYSPRPGTPAARMPPVKGAVVKDRARRLREAGQRGLERHLQRQVGRVLSGLVERDGLARAEDFTEIRFEGEAPAGQIVAFKVTGHDGARVIAERVA
- the dapF gene encoding diaminopimelate epimerase → MSRTFLKMNGLGNDFVVVQTLTQSFDPTPEEIRAIAKRDGGIGCDQVIAIDPPKAEGASAYVRFWNSDGEETGACGNGTRCVAWLLMQSAGKTEVAFDTVAGRLSGVAAGEKLVTVDMGPPRLAWNQIPLAEDMDTARVELQVGPIDAPWVHTPVCVSMGNPHVVFFVDAPVTDEFATKTGSLVEHHPLFPEGVNVGFAYVESRDHIRLKVWERGAGLTAACGTGACAAQVAAVRRGLTDRKAKVEFESGALTIEWRESDGHVIMTGPVSMDFAGKLPEAVAA
- a CDS encoding endonuclease/exonuclease/phosphatase family protein, with the protein product MTFSVMTYNVEGLPWPVRTGRGEALKAIGRELAAMRRAGREPDVVLLQEGFRSEIWDLIDESGYPYVARGPNKGQRDPNMLNGQRPDFRRVKYRHKGEGLGKWGSSGLWVLSDHPINWVKSHAYHYCAGLDCLANKGVMLVSLDVPGVPTPVEVADTHLNSKGASGVPRSRATEAHHLQADELKRFMQEDRTPGAPLLVGGDFNVMHSADRFDHVMADYPFEVVSRWCHRRPGACDTQISYDGDAPWLDTQDLIGFLDGEQVTVTPVAVEATFDGASEPVLSDHDGYKVTFRLTPKG